GAGATAACCATAGCTGTCTCCCGAGAAGACGATCAGCCATATGAAGAACACATTGCCCGAGATGGAAGGCGCATAGAAGACCAGCGTCATCAGCGACCGGACAAAGGGCGACAGCTCATTGATCAGCCAGGCGAACAGGAAGCATGCAATATAGCTTAACGGGCCTGTGATGACAGCGAACAGAAAGGTGTTCTTCAGCGCGATCATGAACACATCATCGCCCAGCAGCAGCCTGGAATAGTTCTCCCAGCCTATGAATCTCGGCGTCTCCAGCATATTGAAGTAGAAGAAGCTCAGCCCGAAGGAGACGACCACCGGGATCACCGTGAACAGGAAGAAGATGATCATATAGGGACTCATCATGAAATAATAATGCTTGCTCTTCTTGATATCTTTCCATAGTTGCGCCAGGCGGGATTCCTTGAGCGGACCGCCAGCCAGCCCTTGCAAGGCTGGTTCAGTGGTATTGTGTATTTGTACCATCAGCTTGCAGCCTCCAACCTAATACGGAAGTTTGAATTCCTTCCGTTTGATCTGAATTTCATCGTTAATGTAGATCAGATAATCCGACAGGGCTTCACGCGGATTCACCTTCCCGTTGACCACCTTGCGGAACGCATTGTCCAGATGCCGGCCTGTGAAGTACCCGCCCGGAACCTGAGGGTTACCCTTCACCCATTGCCACTGGCTCTCCAGCTCCTTGTAATCCTTCACCGGCCACGGCAGCTCCTCCAGCGCTTCAATGTTCGCGGTCGGATAACGTGCCGCCGCGCCCATCAGCCCTTCCATTTCCCGGCCGTACTGGACCTGCGTGTCCTTGTCTGTCCACCACTTCATGAATTCCCAGGACGAATCCTTGTCCTTGGCATTCTCCAGCAGCATGACGCCGGTTGTATGGCTGGCCACGCTATGGTCCACCGTGCCGTCCGCCTGCTTCGTTCCCGGCACCACTGTGAATTCCCACAAATTACGGATTTCCGGCGCCATTACCGTCAGGCTGTTATAGATGGTATAATCGGCAATCCCGATCGGGATCTCGCCTGTACGGAAGCGGTTCGGAAAGTCCACCTTCACCGGGAACTTATAATTGGTATAGAACTGGGTCCACTTGTTAAATTCACTCATGGAGGTCTCCGAGTTCAGCGCGCTTCGCTTCTGGTCATCTGTGTAGAGCTGCCCGCCGTTCTGATAGAGCAGCATGGTGAAGGCCGCATTGGGCACCAGCGTCGCGTTGTTCAGTGTATCCTCCAGCGGAAGATAGAACTCCAGATTATGTCTCTGCAGAACAGAGACCACATTGTAGACTTCCTCCCACGTAGCAGGCGGCTCCAGGCCAAGCTCCTGCAGAATATCCTTCCGGTAAAAAAGCATCGGGAAGATCTGCTGCTCAGGCAGCCCGTAGACACTTCCGTTGTACTTATAAGGCGTAAGCGCACTGTCCCGGAAGCGTTCAGCCACTTCTTTGAAGTCGGCGAACTGGGACAGATCGGCCGATGCTTTGCGCATCGCATAGTTCACTGGAAGGTCCTCGCCAATCTGCATGGCTACATCCGGCCCTTCGCCCGCCAGGGTTGCCGGCAGCAGAATGTTCGGAGGTACCAGCCGCAGCGCCACGGAGATGCCCGTATCCGGTGTAAAGGTATCGTCAATCATGCTCTTCATCACTTGAGCCTGATCCCGGCCGGTCGAAATCCAGACCGTAATCGCCTTCTGGTTCTTCGTCACGTTACCGATACTGTCGTAGTCTTCGGTATACGAGGCTCCATAGGCTCTCAGCTCATGCTTCAGCTTCTGGAGGAAGGTCGCCTGTGCAGACGGAAGGGGCTTATCCGGCGCCGAGACCACCAGCGAATCCAGTGTTAGCGGCTGTTCCCGCACGCTAAGAATCCAGGTCCCCAGACCGCCGACATTTGTCTTGAAGGAGACCAGCCGTTTGGCTACCGTATCCGGGTGTTTAGCCATATCTTCCAGCTGGGTGACCATCGAGTACAGCACTGATACCTTATCGCTGCGTTCTCCGGTGGCCTGCTCCAGATATTCGCCGACACTGCGGATTATCTCCGCTTGCTCCCGGAATACCTTGGTCATCTCCGGTATCCGTTTCTCCAGCTGATAGTCGCGGAACTTATCCGGGTTATTGGAGGTAATCGCCAGAATATTGCGGTACATTTCATTCAAGGTCAGGACACTGGACTGGATGGTGCGGACCAGCGGCGCGATATCGCCCAGGGTCACGGTCAGTCTCAGCTTGTGCGTCCCTTGTGTAAGATGGAACAGGTAAGGCTCTTCCCCGCCGAGTACATTCATCTGCCAGCCGGGAGAGTAATTGAAGCGGATCTGCTTCATCTCGGTGAACGGATATTCACCGTCAATGGTCAGGCTGCGGTTGGCATAGACGCCCCGGAGCTGATTCTGCTTCTCCTTGAGCGCTATCCGGTACAGACCTTCTTCAGGGACATCAATCTCCCATTCGATCCATTGCCCCGGAAGCTTCCAGTTCACCCCGCCGATGGTGTTGATCCTTAAATTTGAGACGGCATAAGGAACCACTGCCGGGCTGGAGCGGTCGGATAACGGGTATAAGGTCGGTGAGGATTTGGCGGATGCCGCTTCGGCCTGGACCTCGATATAAGGCTCTTTTACCGGCTGAAGGCCCTTAGTCTCATACTGCTGCTTAGCCTCTGCGTAAGACTGCACTGTCCGGTCCTGGAACAGCTCAATATAATCAATGGCCATCGGCTCACGGAGCGCGGTCAGCGACAGGGTCTGGTTTCCCTGCTCCAGATAGAAGGCATATGGCTCCTCATAGAAGCCTTCACTGTCCGCAATGACCGTGGACTGCCACACCGGCTGCTCCACCTGTCTGGGGCGCAGATCATTGCCGCGGTCATCCTGCTTAATGACCTCTTCACGGTTCCCCCAGACCCGGTCGAAGAGCAAGGTATCCGCTCCCTTGAAGGGCACCTGCCCGTTAATGGAGAGGGAACGCTCAACCGACGAGCTTTTACCTTCCACCGGATAATAATGAACCCGGAGGTTATACAGACCGGATTCCGGAACCGGCACCTCCCAAGAGATGGTTCCCGATTCCGGAGTAATGACTGCTGTTCCGTCAAGCCCCTCGAATTGCTGCTTCACCTCAAAGGCATCTCCGCTGCCAGGGGAATACATCTCCCCTTCGATGCGGATCTCCCGGTCAGGGCGCGGAGCGTCCCCGTGTTGCTTCAGATAGGCTTCATAGCTGCCTTCTGCGGCGTCCTGCGCGGCTGCCGTGAACTTGCCTTCTGCGGGAGAGTCGGAATGCACAGGCTGCCCCGAGGAATTAAATATCCAGATCGTCCCGGCCAGCAGGACAACAACCAATATAATCGCTATGTTCCTGATTCGAATATTCAACGTACTCCTCCCCTTAAGCGATGGATCATAAGTTGGTATATTTCAAGCTCCAGCTTAATTTCAGCAAGAATGGGAACAACAGTCCGCGGGGGACTGTTGTTCCATGCGGGTATCCGTTTATTTTTTGTAGACCGCGTCTACAGAAGCCTGAACCTTCGCCTTGTACTTCTGAATGACAGTAGATGCCGAGGTTCCCTTCTTAAGCTCGTCAATCATCTCGTAGTACGGCATGGTCGAGAAGGTGTTATGGTTCGTTAACAGCATGCCGCCTTCGACCAGCTTGGCGTTGTTGATATCATCCTCATTGTCATACGTACTCTCCAGGGAAGCCTGCTTAGGATAATCGTAGATCGACTCGATATCGTTGATCTTCTCCCAGATATACAGCAGCTGGTCCGGATTCTCGGCCTTCTTCGGGATCGTCAGGAACTGGACATTGGATTCCACACTGTGGTATTCGGTAGCATTAGGCCCTTTTGGAAAAGGAACAAAGCCGATGTCATAGTCCTTCATATCCGTCTTGAAGCCGTTCGCCTCATAATCTGCTCCCGCATACATCAGTGTGTTCCCCTGGCGGAAGAACTGCGCCGGTTCCTGCCAGTCCCCGCCTTCAGTCGGCCGCGCTACCTTCTCAGCACCCAGCTTAGCGATGAACTTGAAGACCTCCAGCAGCTTGGGATCATCGAGATTCTGTTTGTCCTCAATGGTCAGATCGGTCTCATTGGAGGCCATTGCCATCTCCAGGAACCCGCCTGAGGCCAAGCCCCAAACATCAAGTTTTCCGTTGTTATCTGTATCCTTGTTCGCTTCTTTGGCGACTTGGGTGAAGGTCTCCCAGTTCCAGTTATCCTCATTCACATATTCCTGGAGCGGCTTCATGCCCAGCTTCTTCATCAGAGTGCGGTTATAGAATACCCCGCTGATCAGGTTGCCCGCATTCTCCGAGAAGCCATAGCCCCGGCCCTCATATTGCGAGAATTCCGTAGTCATCCGCTGATTGAAGGCATTCTCATTCTTGGTGTACTCGTCAACCGGCCAGAACATATCCTGCTTCGTCAGCACCGGAATCATATATCCCTTGCCCATTCTGACAATATCGCCAAGCGGTTCACCGGCGACCAGTGAAGCCACTACCTTCTTCTGGTATTCACCGAAATCCAGCGCTACATATTCAACCTTGAAATTATGCTTGGCCATCAATTCCTTCAGATTCTTCGAGCGCTGGATATTGTCAGGATTGTCCTCGGGAATCTTCATATCCCACCAGGAGACAATCTTGATCGTTCTGCCGCCCATATCGAAATCCTTTTCCGGTGTAGCATTGCTCGGCTCTGCAGCCTCTGTAGCTTCCGCAGTGGCTTCAGCTGCCGGAGCCTCCGTGGCTGCCGCCGGCTGGGCTGATGCTCCCCCTCCGGCGTTCCCGCCGTTCCCTGCTCCGCCGCCGCAAGCCGTTGTTGCAGCTAATAACAACATACTAATGAATACTGACATTACTTTTTTTGCCCGCATGATCTGTCCCCCCAAGTATGAATGACTTACCTCGAAAGTTTAGCGCTTACATTTTCAGGCAGCAACCCGTCTAACTTCAGGTGTTCACCTGTCAAATTATAGGTCGGGTCCGCAAGTCCTTATCCACCGGGCAACCGGATTTCGATCAGGTAAACAAATGGAGCCTGGTGCAAGAATTGCACATTGTAGCGCCCGGCTCTGTTGCACATAATGAATGAAGTAAGCTTAACTTCTCTCTGAAAGCGGGGTCTTCATGTTGTACAGAATCTTATGTGTAGAGCGAAACCGTCAGGTGCGGGAGATCGCTTCTTATATGGCAGGGAGCAGACTTAAGAATTTCATTATTCATGCGCATGCTGATTATTCATCCGATATTCTGCGGCTGATCCGCAGCGAGGGGATATCACTGGTTCTTCTGAACATCAGGGACGCCCATGCGCCGGGCATGAGAGTCTGTGAGCAGATCAGGCAGGGAAGCTCCGTTCCGATTATCCTGCTCGGAGGCAGCGGGGATTTCGGGCTGGCGCGCCAAGCTTTACTCTATAATGTAAGCGATTACTTGACAGACCCGGTGGACCCGGCTGAGCTGGGCGGAAGTCTGGAGGCGGTTAGGCGGTTACTGGCCCCGGCCGGCAGACCGGCTGCTGCGGAGCAGGATTATGCGGAGTTCCCCCTTCAAAAAGATCCGCCCTCCCCGTCTCCAATTGTCAGTACGATCAAGCAATATGTGGATGAGCAGCTCCATCGTAATATTACGCTTAAGCAGATTTCCGACTCCTTGAACTTCAATTGCGCTTATCTTGGACAGAAGTTCAAGCAGCAGGAGAATATGTCCTTCAACGAATACCTCCTGCGCCAGCGGATGGAGAAGGCCAAGCTGCTGCTGGAAACGACCGACATGAAGATCTATGAGATTGCAGACGCTGTGGGGTATTCGGAAATCGACTGGTTCTACAAAAAATTCAGAGAATACACGGGAACCAGTGCCAATGAATACCGCAAGCAATGCTTCGTCATTGCCTGAGACAGAGGGGGTAGAGGGAGCGGCCTGTACGAAATCTGGAGCAAGGCTCTGAATAAGTACGGCCTCTGCCTGCCAGACCATAGAAGCGCTGCTCCCCGTCCATTTGATGAAATCAGGTGTTAAAACCCCTCATTTGGCTCATCCGCCCACTTTTTCCGAATTAAGGTGCACTAATACCCCTCATCACTCTCTGGGTTTCCGTTTAGCCTCTCGTACTCCTTTCTTCCCACTCCTATAAAGTCCCGTTTTGTCTGCGCCCCTTGCTTCTCTCGCTCCCCCTCCCATGCACTTTCCCTTCTCGTCCGCGTTTCCTTCACCTGACAATAGATCAATAATTGGTGAGGATCGGTCATTGTAGGAAGATAGACGATAACTTATTATAGTTTCATACATGAAAGCGTTATCAATTGCTCCGAATTTGCTTTTCATTGCTTTTATTATGAAGGGGGATGACAGCCAGACAAGTTACTCAGGATTGCTTGCCCCGGCTTAGCTTCAGGAAGCAATCATACAAAGAGAATACGATGAGGAGTGAAACAATGCGCAGCCAGAGCATGAGAAGCAATTCGTTCCGGAAATTCCTTTACATCTCTCCCTTTATGCTTTTACTCGCTGTCTTTGCCTACTATCCGCTCTATGGATGGGTATATGCATTCTTTGACTACACCCCGCCTATCCCATTGTCACAATCCGAGTTTGTCGGCTTCAAATGGTTTCATTCCCTGGTTGAGAATCAGGTCAAGATCGATCAGCTGATGCAGGTCATCTGGAATACCTTCGGCATCAGCGGACTGGGTATCCTCTTTTCCTGGCTCCCGATGATCTTCGCCATCTTCCTGACCGAGATCAAGGCGGTACGTTTCCGCAAATTCATCCAGACGGTCACCACGCTGCCGAACTTTATCAGTTGGGTGCTTGTGTACTCCCTCGCCTTCTCCATGTTCTCCAGCGAAGGGATGGTCAACGGCTTCCTGCATATGACCGGGCTGACCGATTCTCCAACCATGTTCCTGCAGAGCTCTGAGCATGTCTGGTGGACGATGTGGGCATGGGCTACCTGGAAGACACTCGGCTGGTCCGCCATTCTGTACATCGCGGCCATCATGGGCATCGACGAATCGCTGTATGAAGCGGCTTATGTAGACGGGGCTACACGGATGCAGGTTATCCGCCATGTCGTATTGCCAAGCATGATGCCAACCTACTTCGTCCTGCTGATGCTCCAGATTGCAAGCTTCCTGAACAACGGATTGGAGCAGTATTTCGTCTTCCAGAATGCGTTTAACAAGGACACTATTCAGGTTCTTGATCTATATGTGTATAACCTCGCCATGGGCGGCGGCAGCTATTCTGTCTCTGTTGCGATCAGTATGCTGAAGAGTGTAATCAGCGTGGTGCTTCTCTTTTCGGTGAACGGGCTGTCCAAAATGCTGAGAGGAGAGGGCATTGTATGAGTGACAACCAGACCAGTCTTACTCCAAACACCCGTGAGATCGATATCACCAAAAAAACGGTCAAAATGCAGGTCAGCGCTACCGATAAAATCATCTCTACTATTATCTACATCCTGTTCTCACTGTTCGCCTTCATCTGCGTTTATCCGTTCTACTCGATCATTATCAATACGATCAGCGCGAACGACCTCAGTGCCAAGGGCGAAATTATTTTCTGGCCGAAAGGGATTCATTTCCAGAATTATATCGATGTGTTCAAAATCCCGGGTCTGGGCAATGCCTTTATGATCTCTCTCGGCAGAACAGTAATCGGTACGTTACTGACGGTCGGCGCCTCGGCCTTCCTCGGATTTATGTTCGCCCAGGAGGACATGTGGGGCAAGAAGTTCTGGTACCGCTTCACCATTATCACGATGTTCTTCAACGCCGGGATTATCCCTTGGTATCTGACCATGAGATCGCTGCATCTGACGGACAACTTTCTGGCTTATATTCTTCCGTCCGTTGTTGCTCCTTTCTTCATTATCCTGGTCAAAACCTTCGTCGAGGCAACACCAAAGGAGCTGCAGCAGGCGGCAAGCATTGACGGCGCAGGAATCTTCACGATTTTCTATAAAATCATCCTGCCGATCAGCAAGCCGATCCTTGCAACCGTTGCCATTTTCTCCGCGGTCAACCAGTGGAACTCCTTCCAGGATACGCTCCTGCTGGTAACGGACAGTAAGCTCTACAGCTTACAGTTCATACTGTATAACTACATCAATCAGGCCAGCTCATTGTCCACCATGGTCAACCTGCAGAATGCCGGCTCAACGGCGATGGCTACTCTGGCGACCAAGCAAACCTCTACCTCCATCCGCATGACAGTTACCATTATCGTAGTCGCACCTATTCTGCTGGTATATCCGATCTTCCAGAGATTTTTTGTCAAAGGAATTATAATTGGCGCCGTGAAAGGCTAACGGACCTGCGCCATTATGATACATTAATCATTCGGGGGGCTACACATGAAAACACACATTAAGCTGGGCAGAAAGTCCGCGCTGTTACTAGGGACGACCATCCTGCTGGTAACAACGGCGCTAAGTGGTTGCAGCGGTAATTCCAACAATGGAGGAGCTGCTGCGGGGACGGCCGAACCCGGAACACCTACTGAGTCATCCGATCCGGGCACAAGCAAAGGCATCGATCACAGCAAACCTCTAACCATTACGGTATTCGACAACGCAGCTAACTATCAAGGCGAGCAGACGGGATGGTACGGCAAGCTGCTGAAAGACAAGTTCAATATCACACTGAACATTCTGGCTCCGCAGGTAGCGGGTGACCAGCTGTACAAGACCCGCTCGGCATCCGGTGACCTCGGCGACCTCCTGATTATCGAGAACAGCCAGCTCGAGGAACTGATTCCGGCAGGCATGATTATGGATCTAACCGACATGATTAAGAACACGGAGCATCTGTCCCAATATGTAGACAATCACTTTAAGCCGTTCAATGTGGCCTTCGAGAAGCAGAATCCGGACGGTAAAATCTATGCTCTCCCGGCCTTCACCGCCGATACTTCGCCAACGACCTTTTCGGAAGAGCTGCCTTACTCCAGCCCGATTATGCCTTGGGATTATTACAAGGGAATCGGCGCGCCGAAGCTGAATAACCTGAACGACCTGATGACAGCCCTGAAAGACATGCAGGCTAAATATCCGAAGACTCCGGACGGTAAGCCGATTGTTCCGATTACGCTGTGGAAGGACTGGGACGGCGGAAGTATGGAGAATGTCCGGTGGCTGAGCAACTGGTATGGCTATGAGCAGCCGAACGGCACGACAACGATTCAATTGAACGCCAAAGGCGATATTGTTCCGATCGTGGACGACAACAGCATGTACAAGAAGATTCTGCAGTTCTATTATGACGCTAACAAAATGGGTCTCGTCGACCCCGACTCCCCTTCCCAGGACTGGAACAAGGTATCTGAGAAGCTGACCAACAAGCAGGTGCTGCTCCTGTGGTACTCCTGGCAGAGAGGCTTCTACAACACGATTGAACGCGGCAACCAGGGTGACGGCAACGTAGCCGTTCCGATCGGCGATACCCATCTGATCCAGAACAGTGATGCTTACTTCGGGAACGGCAGAGTGTTCGCCATCGGCTCCAAAGCGAAAGAACCGGAAAGAATCATGGAACTGATGGACTGGATGTCTTCACCGGAAGGCCTGCGTTACTACACCAACGGCTTCGAAGGCTTCAACTATGAAAAAACACCGGACGGCAAATTCAAGCTGACCGAAGTCGGCCAAACTGCATTCCAGGAAAACACCCCGGTCCCTGCTGAATACGGCGGCGGCGGTTACCAGGATGGCCAAAGCAAGGTCAACTCGATGATTATGAGTGATTTCGTGACCGACCCGGAAACCAAAGAATTCTACAACAGTACCTACTGGGCTTCCACCATTGAAGCGAACAAGACTGCACTGACTACAGATTGGCAGAAAACCTATGACGCCACTACTCCGACCGAGTACTATACGAAGAACAACATGATCGACATCGTGCCGAACATCAACACGAGTCTTGGCTCCGATTCCTCTGACGTCAAGAACAAACGCAGCCAGATCTCGGATTATGTCAAGAACACCTCCTGGAAAATGATCTTCGCCAAGGACCAGGCCGAATTCGACCAGCTCTGGACCAAGCTGAAGAGCGATGTCGAAGGACTCGGCTGGAACGATGTCTTCGCCGTAGACAAGGAAAGAGCAGACAAAATCGTTAAAATGCGTGCCGATGCGGTTGCTAATAAGTAAGCAAATGAACGTTACTGCGTAAGCTGTAAAAGTAAAAGAAGAGGCAGCCCCGGAGCCATGGAGATGGCTTGGGGCTGCCTTTTTTTGAGTTTCAGTGTGTTAAGAGACACTAAAGATTAGGACTGAAAGCATCATCGTCACTGCGGTGAACATTTAGACTTCCGGCAGCCCCCTACACCAATTAGAAAATAAGCTGAGCGAACTGATACAAGCCGTTCTTCCAGACCGGCCAGTCATGGTCGCCCTGCTCTTCTACCCAGATATGCGGCACGTTATGCTCTATGAAGTAAGCATGGGTGCGGTCGCTGACATACTTCAGGCTGTCGAGGTCTCCGCAAGATAACCAGAGAAGGTTAAGCGCGTCCGCTACCTTCTGCGGGTCGGGTGCCAGCAGCTCAGACTCCTTCGTGTTAGGTGCCGGAGAAAAGGCTCCTACCCACGCGAAGCGGTCCAGGTTATTCAGACCCATGTTGAGTGATTGCCCTCCGCCCATGGACAACCCGGCCAGCGCACGGTACTCCCGGTCCGTCAGCACGGAATAATTCGCTTCAATATAAGGGATCAGATCGTTCAGCAGATCAGACTCAAAGGTTGCAAAGGCTTCCAACTTATCAGGCGCGAAGATGTCGCCTTCAGCACGGTCATTCTGCATCGCCCGACCGTTCGGCAGCACAACAATCATCGGCTTCAGCTTGTGATCAGCATACAGATTGTCCAGGATAATCTGCGGTGTGCCGTGAGTGTACCATTCGTTCTCATCTCCGCCGATACCGTGCAACAGATATAAGACATTATATTTCTCTGTGCTGGAGTAGCCAGGTGGTGTGTATACTCTAGCCTTCCGGGTGTTGCCAACGGTTGCAGAGGGATATTCAATTATCGTGATCTTACCACGCTCGATCCCTGCTCTCTCCTGATCATATCCCGCTGCTTGTGTTGTATACTTCTGATGGTTCATGTCCAAAGCTGCTCATTCCTCTCATAGATTATATGTATATCCCAACACTTTGTTTATTCGATAAACTAAGTGTGGAATCCTGCTCAGGAACCTGCTGCGCAAAAAAATATATGGAGCATCGAAATCCATCAATAACACCTGTACGGACTAGATTTGAGGTTCATACACATACGAATGCATTGGAATGATCTCCACCGGACGCAGAGATTGATAGAGGGCATTAGCCTCAGCAGAAAAACCCGTAATGTAGGCCATTGTCACCCCTTGCTCTTTCAGCCGCATGAAACATGCTGTAATCACCGCTTTGCCGAAGCCGCTTTGCCGGTAATCCGGGTGGGTCCCAATCGTCTCTATAACCGCTATCCCGTTATCCTGATCCACGAACCCGAAACAGAAGGCAATATGCCGGCCCTTATCATCAACCACAGAGAAATCAAGCTCCGCCTTATAGGACTTTAGATCTTTTCTCCAGTACTCTATGCTCCCTACATTGGAATTCCCGGGAGAGAAGGTCTGCTCAATCAGTTCACTCTTCGCGCCTTCGTCTGTCCCTTCCGCCATGCAACGGATATAGAATCCTTCTTCCAGATTCAAAGTGTAATCCGTATGCGCAAGATCGTATCTTCGGGTATTCCCGATATGAGAATCCTGCACAAATCCTTGATCTAATAATGCCTGAACCTCCAGACCATAGGGATAGCAATCGGTGTTGAGCTTCTTTTTCCCCTCGCCCCATACATTCCGGGTCCATTCCACCATCTCGCCTGCCAGCTGCGGATAATCCGGGTGGACAATTAAGCTGAAGAAGCTGCCTCCGGATTCGGAAATGAACAAGCCTATGATCTCACCAGCTTCATTCTTCCATAGGTGTGCATTCTGCTCCTTGAAATTAGGGTCTGCACTCTTGGACTTTTCGTACCGGTTCCAAAACTCGAATCTGACGAATTCCCAGGTCTGAAGCTTTCCCGTCAAAGTTACCATTTTTCTCAAAAAGGCATGAACGTTGTTGAAGTTCTCCTCGGTGTCTACGTACTTTTCATTGAATGCCTTCATCTACTCATCTCCATTCGGCTCTCATCATTTCATCCTTCTTCCATTATATGTAGAGCCACTTCCCCTTTGTAGGCAAAGATCTGGTAGGATCATTTATTACATTGCTTTGTATAGAACAAATTCACCCTGCGGGTGAAGGATGCTTTGTGCCTCATTGTATACTGTGACTTAGGCCGCATTGCTGCATTTCTTGCAGGATTTCTTTAAAAGGGTACGGGCTGCGGAGACGGGGCCCCATCCCTCAGAGCAGCCGCACCGATTGTGGTCGGTTTTTCGACCACATTCGGCCCGCGCCTCATTGAGAGGGCATTTACGCACAGATAGCCGCAACTCATAAATGTCTTTAAAAAACACAAAAGCCCGTCCCTCACGGACAGGCTTTCAAGTATTCTAACTTACAGTACAATCTTCACCGGACTGTTCTCCGATAATTCAAACGGTCCGGGCGTCACATTCGAATCCGGGCGCTGCTTACCGAAGAAGTCGCGGTCGAACCGGTACGCCGAGCCGTCCGGCTCCTCGTAGCGCATCTCGGCGTGATAGCTTCGGCCCAGCAGATTCGTGGTGACCACGGTAGGCGCTGCGGCACGCAGCAGCTCAGGGCTCACAATATGCACCTGCACC
The sequence above is a segment of the Paenibacillus sp. FSL R7-0204 genome. Coding sequences within it:
- a CDS encoding carbohydrate ABC transporter permease, with the translated sequence MVQIHNTTEPALQGLAGGPLKESRLAQLWKDIKKSKHYYFMMSPYMIIFFLFTVIPVVVSFGLSFFYFNMLETPRFIGWENYSRLLLGDDVFMIALKNTFLFAVITGPLSYIACFLFAWLINELSPFVRSLMTLVFYAPSISGNVFFIWLIVFSGDSYGYLNGFLMKIGVLLEPIQWLQNEKYILAIVIIVQLWLSLGTSFLAFIAGLQTVDQTLFEAGAMDGIRNRWQELWFITLPSMRPQLMFGAVMQITASFAVAEVSIALAGFPSVNYAGHTVVTHLMDYGTLRFEMGYASAIATILFAIMLGTNMMTQKLLRKVGE
- a CDS encoding extracellular solute-binding protein — protein: MNIRIRNIAIILVVVLLAGTIWIFNSSGQPVHSDSPAEGKFTAAAQDAAEGSYEAYLKQHGDAPRPDREIRIEGEMYSPGSGDAFEVKQQFEGLDGTAVITPESGTISWEVPVPESGLYNLRVHYYPVEGKSSSVERSLSINGQVPFKGADTLLFDRVWGNREEVIKQDDRGNDLRPRQVEQPVWQSTVIADSEGFYEEPYAFYLEQGNQTLSLTALREPMAIDYIELFQDRTVQSYAEAKQQYETKGLQPVKEPYIEVQAEAASAKSSPTLYPLSDRSSPAVVPYAVSNLRINTIGGVNWKLPGQWIEWEIDVPEEGLYRIALKEKQNQLRGVYANRSLTIDGEYPFTEMKQIRFNYSPGWQMNVLGGEEPYLFHLTQGTHKLRLTVTLGDIAPLVRTIQSSVLTLNEMYRNILAITSNNPDKFRDYQLEKRIPEMTKVFREQAEIIRSVGEYLEQATGERSDKVSVLYSMVTQLEDMAKHPDTVAKRLVSFKTNVGGLGTWILSVREQPLTLDSLVVSAPDKPLPSAQATFLQKLKHELRAYGASYTEDYDSIGNVTKNQKAITVWISTGRDQAQVMKSMIDDTFTPDTGISVALRLVPPNILLPATLAGEGPDVAMQIGEDLPVNYAMRKASADLSQFADFKEVAERFRDSALTPYKYNGSVYGLPEQQIFPMLFYRKDILQELGLEPPATWEEVYNVVSVLQRHNLEFYLPLEDTLNNATLVPNAAFTMLLYQNGGQLYTDDQKRSALNSETSMSEFNKWTQFYTNYKFPVKVDFPNRFRTGEIPIGIADYTIYNSLTVMAPEIRNLWEFTVVPGTKQADGTVDHSVASHTTGVMLLENAKDKDSSWEFMKWWTDKDTQVQYGREMEGLMGAAARYPTANIEALEELPWPVKDYKELESQWQWVKGNPQVPGGYFTGRHLDNAFRKVVNGKVNPREALSDYLIYINDEIQIKRKEFKLPY
- a CDS encoding ABC transporter substrate-binding protein, with the translated sequence MRAKKVMSVFISMLLLAATTACGGGAGNGGNAGGGASAQPAAATEAPAAEATAEATEAAEPSNATPEKDFDMGGRTIKIVSWWDMKIPEDNPDNIQRSKNLKELMAKHNFKVEYVALDFGEYQKKVVASLVAGEPLGDIVRMGKGYMIPVLTKQDMFWPVDEYTKNENAFNQRMTTEFSQYEGRGYGFSENAGNLISGVFYNRTLMKKLGMKPLQEYVNEDNWNWETFTQVAKEANKDTDNNGKLDVWGLASGGFLEMAMASNETDLTIEDKQNLDDPKLLEVFKFIAKLGAEKVARPTEGGDWQEPAQFFRQGNTLMYAGADYEANGFKTDMKDYDIGFVPFPKGPNATEYHSVESNVQFLTIPKKAENPDQLLYIWEKINDIESIYDYPKQASLESTYDNEDDINNAKLVEGGMLLTNHNTFSTMPYYEMIDELKKGTSASTVIQKYKAKVQASVDAVYKK
- a CDS encoding helix-turn-helix transcriptional regulator, whose amino-acid sequence is MLYRILCVERNRQVREIASYMAGSRLKNFIIHAHADYSSDILRLIRSEGISLVLLNIRDAHAPGMRVCEQIRQGSSVPIILLGGSGDFGLARQALLYNVSDYLTDPVDPAELGGSLEAVRRLLAPAGRPAAAEQDYAEFPLQKDPPSPSPIVSTIKQYVDEQLHRNITLKQISDSLNFNCAYLGQKFKQQENMSFNEYLLRQRMEKAKLLLETTDMKIYEIADAVGYSEIDWFYKKFREYTGTSANEYRKQCFVIA
- a CDS encoding ABC transporter permease subunit encodes the protein MRSETMRSQSMRSNSFRKFLYISPFMLLLAVFAYYPLYGWVYAFFDYTPPIPLSQSEFVGFKWFHSLVENQVKIDQLMQVIWNTFGISGLGILFSWLPMIFAIFLTEIKAVRFRKFIQTVTTLPNFISWVLVYSLAFSMFSSEGMVNGFLHMTGLTDSPTMFLQSSEHVWWTMWAWATWKTLGWSAILYIAAIMGIDESLYEAAYVDGATRMQVIRHVVLPSMMPTYFVLLMLQIASFLNNGLEQYFVFQNAFNKDTIQVLDLYVYNLAMGGGSYSVSVAISMLKSVISVVLLFSVNGLSKMLRGEGIV
- a CDS encoding carbohydrate ABC transporter permease, whose translation is MSDNQTSLTPNTREIDITKKTVKMQVSATDKIISTIIYILFSLFAFICVYPFYSIIINTISANDLSAKGEIIFWPKGIHFQNYIDVFKIPGLGNAFMISLGRTVIGTLLTVGASAFLGFMFAQEDMWGKKFWYRFTIITMFFNAGIIPWYLTMRSLHLTDNFLAYILPSVVAPFFIILVKTFVEATPKELQQAASIDGAGIFTIFYKIILPISKPILATVAIFSAVNQWNSFQDTLLLVTDSKLYSLQFILYNYINQASSLSTMVNLQNAGSTAMATLATKQTSTSIRMTVTIIVVAPILLVYPIFQRFFVKGIIIGAVKG